A window of the Salmo trutta chromosome 25, fSalTru1.1, whole genome shotgun sequence genome harbors these coding sequences:
- the LOC115162151 gene encoding B2 bradykinin receptor-like — protein MDITTNSTDMTGRNSTNTSHCPFAEGWDWLHTMQPGYILAISVLGILGNVFVLLVFCLHKKACTVAEIYLSNLAAADLLLVSCLPFWAVNVANGFNWPFGPLLCRLVNVGIKMNAYCSIYFLVLVSVDRYVALVHTMSHGRMRRPSYAKLGCLLVWGFGLLLGTPTMLFRAVKWFPDFEVTACFLDYPSPKMELVFNVTLIVFGFAIPVSVISYCTCQIIQALKNQAMERFNTEHTERKATLLVLSVLLAFLLCWVPFHLVTALDVLLRAADISGCNLSNSLDICNQVFTYLAFFNSVLNPVLYVIVGKNFRKKVMEVFEQLSMRKKMATGSQRSQLSSTLKTLA, from the coding sequence ATGGACATAACCACCAACTCTACAGACATGACAGGAAGGAACAGTACCAATACCAGCCACTGCCCATTCGCTGAGGGGTGGGACTGGCTCCACACCATGCAACCGGGCTACATCCTGGCCATCAGTGTCCTGGGGATTCTAGGTaacgtctttgtcctgttggtCTTCTGCCTGCATAAGAAGGCCTGCACCGTAGCAGAGATCTACCTGAGTAACCTGGCCGCCGCTGACCTGCTCCTGGTCTCCTGCCTCCCCTTCTGGGCAGTCAACGTGGCCAATGGCTTCAACTGGCCCTTCGGCCCCCTGCTGTGTCGCCTGGTCAACGTGGGCATCAAGATGAATGCCTACTGCAGTATCTACTTCCTGGTTCTGGTCAGTGTGGACCGCTATGTGGCGCTAGTTCATACGATGAGCCACGGGAGGATGAGGAGGCCCTCCTACGCCAAGCTGGGCTGTTTGTTAGTGTGGGGCTTCGGGCTGCTCCTGGGCACCCCGACCATGCTCTTCAGAGCGGTGAAGTGGTTTCCAGACTTCGAGGTGACCGCCTGCTTTCTGGACTACCCCAGTCCCAAGATGGAGCTGGTGTTCAACGTGACGCTCATCGTGTTTGGGTTTGCCATCCCTGTGTCGGTGATCTCCTACTGCACCTGTCAGATCATCCAAGCCCTGAAGAACCAGGCCATGGAGAGATTCAACACGGAGCACACGGAGAGGAAGGCTACTTTGCTGGTGCTGTCTGTTCTCCTGGCCTTCCTACTCTGCTGGGTGCCATTCCACCTGGTCACCGCTCTGGATGTCCTCCTGAGGGCAGCAGACATCTCAGGCTGCAACCTCAGCAACAGTCTGGATATCTGCAACCAGGTGTTTACCTACCTGGCCTTCTTCAACAGCGTGCTCAACCCAGTCCTCTACGTGATTGTGGGGAAGAACTTCAGGAAGAAAGTAATGGAGGTGTTCGAACAGTTGTCTATGAGGAAGAAGATGGCCACTGGGTCACAACGGTCACAGCTGTCTTCCACGCTCAAAACGCTGGCTTGA
- the LOC115162150 gene encoding uncharacterized protein C14orf132-like isoform X2 — MDLSFMAAQIPVMTGAFMDSSPNDNYSADHSLFNSSASVHAASAAASAQAQQDDQSSSSDAIWLWIAIIATIGNIVVVGVVYAFTF; from the coding sequence ATCCCAGTCATGACAGGGGCCTTCATGGACTCCTCACCCAATGACAACTACAGTGCCGACCACTCACTCTTCAACTCCTCGGCCAGCGTCCACGCTGCCTCTGCGGCTGCCTCAGCCCAGGCCCAGCAGGACGACCAGTCCTCGTCCAGTGATGCCATCTGGCTCTGGATTGCCATCATCGCTACTATCGGCAACATCGTGGTGGTGGGTGTGGTCTACGCATTCACCTTCtga